The following proteins come from a genomic window of Corynebacterium crudilactis:
- a CDS encoding bifunctional lysylphosphatidylglycerol flippase/synthetase MprF has protein sequence MKNSTTAAQAYLLFVINWLGKSLRFAPISLLLIALMWGLRVVFGAEDPTNHSMVEHLGLTLPWALNDPRFFTASLSSATTTSALMSTLWILVLAVPSERVLGSLRFFCAVIVVHLSSIPLGIGIAHLIEEADLNRWGNDLLSDVLLTPDFWVFGVAAFASGSMPLLWRRRTRLVLFSVGLTLLLYTGTLADVTMLTATIIGSIAGEIRRHRLTSATWLPGSFTVREARILTAILITIVAAGPVLAALNPLTHGPFSMSTELIWQPLVTEENMHHLCHADANSDACQNALIQLQQHGFGPSVANLIPLILTVILALGLSKGRRAAWILAVLAQILSIAVLVFQLTKLSADTTDLLWSVNVFSVIIPWLFALFILLISRPAFKVKIDTTRISKSVFVLISTWVLTAVFWLLATLFLPHAFHPHPTFSLAFKELPFRYLPPTIDTVLNHQLFPKSPAGWAVFEWTGTLFWLVTAAVLYHLLMGVPNLKAQQDQIKAASVLRSGSGDHLSWMTIWSGNTYWWAPEDSGYVAYRVKQGVAITLGEPVMAGRVSGSQDELASLFEDFAYSQGWVVAWYSVGEKFAENRVTAGHHRLRVAEEAVLSSANADFKGKNFQNVRTARNRAAKAGVTSTWSSWDELGVEMQHKIIALSEEWVSEKALPEMGFTLGTVNELSDPDTYLLLAIDDEGYLHGVTSWLPVYESGRIVGYTLDVMRRDPQGFKSVIEFLISEAVVFARDHDLEWMSLSGAPLSTPKGVEDDGGGTISAILELLGRAMEPFYGFRSLAASKNKFHPEHHGWYLCYRDELALPGIGLGVAACYLNEFPLPSWLKKTTTRATIHS, from the coding sequence ATGAAAAATTCAACAACGGCCGCACAGGCATACCTTCTGTTTGTTATTAATTGGCTGGGCAAGTCTCTCCGCTTTGCGCCCATTAGCCTCCTCTTAATCGCCTTGATGTGGGGATTACGGGTAGTTTTTGGTGCAGAAGATCCCACCAATCATTCGATGGTGGAGCACCTGGGTCTCACTCTGCCTTGGGCTCTGAATGATCCTCGGTTTTTCACTGCAAGTTTAAGCTCAGCCACTACAACATCGGCGTTAATGTCTACTTTATGGATATTGGTGCTGGCAGTTCCTTCTGAAAGAGTCCTTGGCAGCCTTCGCTTTTTCTGCGCTGTAATTGTGGTGCATTTAAGCTCAATACCACTGGGGATCGGTATCGCGCATCTCATTGAAGAGGCCGATCTCAATCGCTGGGGTAATGATCTCCTATCAGATGTTTTGCTCACCCCAGATTTCTGGGTATTTGGCGTTGCAGCTTTCGCTTCTGGCTCTATGCCACTTTTATGGCGCCGGCGCACACGGCTAGTGCTCTTTAGCGTTGGGCTGACCTTATTGCTTTACACTGGCACGCTTGCCGACGTCACGATGCTCACCGCCACCATCATCGGCAGCATTGCAGGAGAAATACGCCGGCATCGCTTAACTTCCGCAACCTGGTTGCCGGGATCCTTTACAGTGCGCGAAGCGCGCATCCTGACAGCTATTTTGATTACTATTGTGGCAGCTGGACCTGTTTTGGCAGCATTAAATCCACTAACGCATGGGCCTTTTTCCATGTCAACGGAATTAATTTGGCAGCCTCTAGTAACTGAAGAGAATATGCATCACCTCTGTCATGCTGATGCGAATTCTGATGCGTGCCAAAATGCACTCATTCAGCTTCAGCAACATGGCTTTGGCCCTTCGGTAGCGAACCTCATTCCTCTAATTCTTACTGTAATTCTTGCGTTGGGTTTAAGTAAGGGACGTCGAGCAGCCTGGATTTTGGCAGTACTTGCTCAAATCCTGTCAATTGCAGTGTTGGTTTTCCAACTTACTAAGCTCTCAGCAGATACAACGGATCTATTGTGGTCAGTCAATGTTTTCAGTGTGATTATTCCATGGCTGTTTGCGCTTTTTATCTTGCTTATTTCACGCCCGGCATTCAAAGTAAAAATTGACACCACAAGGATTTCCAAGTCAGTGTTTGTTCTTATTTCCACTTGGGTTCTTACCGCCGTGTTCTGGCTTCTTGCCACGCTATTTCTCCCCCATGCGTTCCATCCACACCCCACGTTCAGTCTTGCATTCAAAGAACTGCCATTTCGTTATTTACCACCCACTATCGACACGGTGCTCAACCACCAGCTCTTTCCTAAAAGCCCTGCAGGATGGGCAGTGTTTGAATGGACCGGGACTCTATTTTGGCTAGTCACAGCTGCAGTGCTCTATCACTTACTCATGGGTGTGCCTAATCTGAAAGCACAGCAAGATCAGATAAAAGCGGCATCTGTACTACGTTCCGGCAGTGGAGATCATCTCTCCTGGATGACTATCTGGAGTGGAAATACCTATTGGTGGGCGCCAGAAGACTCAGGTTATGTTGCTTATAGAGTGAAACAAGGAGTAGCGATTACCCTTGGTGAACCTGTTATGGCAGGTAGGGTTTCGGGCTCTCAGGATGAGCTCGCTTCTCTTTTTGAAGACTTCGCCTACAGCCAAGGCTGGGTAGTCGCATGGTATTCGGTGGGTGAAAAATTCGCAGAAAATCGAGTAACAGCAGGGCATCATAGACTTAGGGTTGCTGAGGAAGCTGTTTTAAGTTCTGCCAATGCGGACTTTAAAGGAAAAAACTTTCAAAATGTGCGTACCGCTCGCAACCGTGCTGCCAAAGCTGGAGTGACATCTACGTGGTCATCATGGGATGAACTCGGTGTAGAAATGCAGCACAAGATCATTGCTCTTTCTGAAGAATGGGTGTCTGAGAAGGCTTTGCCGGAAATGGGTTTTACGCTTGGAACTGTCAATGAGCTATCCGATCCAGATACTTATCTTCTTCTCGCAATCGATGACGAAGGCTATCTCCACGGTGTGACCAGTTGGTTGCCGGTATATGAAAGCGGCCGCATTGTTGGTTACACACTCGATGTAATGCGCAGAGATCCACAAGGCTTCAAATCTGTCATTGAATTCTTGATTTCCGAGGCTGTAGTGTTCGCCAGAGATCATGATCTGGAATGGATGTCCCTATCGGGTGCGCCGTTAAGCACGCCTAAAGGTGTGGAAGATGATGGTGGTGGCACCATCAGCGCCATTCTAGAGCTCTTGGGCCGAGCAATGGAGCCGTTTTATGGTTTCCGTTCCTTAGCAGCGTCCAAAAATAAGTTTCACCCCGAACACCACGGTTGGTATCTGTGTTACCGAGATGAACTAGCGTTGCCTGGAATTGGGCTTGGTGTTGCTG
- a CDS encoding alpha/beta hydrolase-fold protein, with the protein MNEWRTISLIDSTALAVIICIAALTLIVALLGVFSAHSRKRTLWSLLLSIVFTGGVWLFIEKLWKPFPDANPWTIYAAGGIAVFSLLSIFFRQGRTKVVMLVLTVIALLNTALVVNMIYQPYPTVGSFNAAPTTVPMTYADFQAQKTAPTLDNREVRALVQVPMAGTTDNSVSDFNARDAYAYIPPAYWNNPNSQLPVLVLLPGNPGQPDQWFSSGNAGQIADDFQATHDGISPIVISVDGTGSFSGNPACVDSDAQLVMSYLSQDVPMLIKEKFRVNPDQRAWTIGGLSYGGTCALQIMTNHPESYGSFLNFSGQEEPTLGKHQDTVNQLFGGDEEAFKAVNPEDLLNQAIDSKATTFSGIAGKFIAGGSDKNAVRALTHLNDLSNQAGMSTTFDTVTGGHSFQVWRVALANTFDWVAQRGGLPV; encoded by the coding sequence GTGAATGAATGGCGAACGATATCGCTTATAGATAGCACTGCTCTGGCCGTGATTATTTGTATAGCAGCTCTCACTCTCATCGTGGCTTTGCTTGGAGTGTTTTCTGCTCACTCCCGCAAGCGCACGCTGTGGTCCTTGCTGCTATCCATCGTGTTCACTGGTGGTGTGTGGCTCTTTATTGAAAAGCTCTGGAAGCCGTTTCCTGATGCTAACCCGTGGACAATTTATGCTGCTGGTGGCATCGCAGTATTTTCCCTTTTGAGCATCTTTTTCCGCCAGGGTCGAACAAAAGTTGTGATGCTGGTACTCACTGTCATTGCCTTGCTCAACACTGCGCTAGTGGTCAATATGATTTACCAGCCTTACCCCACTGTGGGTTCTTTCAATGCAGCCCCGACCACAGTGCCCATGACTTACGCAGATTTTCAAGCACAGAAAACTGCACCGACATTAGATAATCGTGAAGTTAGAGCTCTCGTACAGGTTCCCATGGCTGGGACAACTGATAATTCAGTATCAGATTTTAATGCCCGCGATGCCTACGCATATATTCCACCTGCTTATTGGAATAACCCCAACTCGCAACTTCCCGTGTTAGTTTTGCTTCCCGGAAATCCAGGGCAACCCGACCAATGGTTTAGCAGTGGAAATGCTGGACAGATTGCAGATGATTTTCAAGCTACCCATGACGGAATCAGTCCAATTGTTATCAGCGTTGATGGAACTGGCTCTTTTAGCGGAAACCCAGCCTGTGTGGATTCGGATGCTCAGCTTGTTATGAGTTATCTCTCTCAAGATGTCCCAATGTTGATCAAAGAGAAATTTCGAGTAAATCCTGATCAACGTGCCTGGACAATTGGTGGTTTAAGCTACGGCGGAACATGTGCTTTGCAGATTATGACTAACCATCCAGAATCTTATGGATCATTTCTCAATTTCTCCGGTCAAGAAGAGCCCACCTTAGGTAAGCACCAAGACACCGTTAATCAGCTTTTCGGCGGCGATGAAGAAGCATTTAAAGCCGTCAATCCAGAAGATCTCCTCAACCAGGCTATTGATTCTAAGGCAACTACTTTTAGCGGGATTGCTGGAAAATTTATCGCCGGAGGTTCTGACAAGAATGCAGTGCGTGCGCTGACTCATCTCAATGATTTAAGTAACCAGGCAGGCATGTCCACCACCTTTGATACGGTCACTGGAGGGCACTCTTTCCAGGTGTGGAGAGTTGCATTAGCTAACACTTTTGATTGGGTTGCACAGCGTGGCGGACTGCCGGTGTGA